One genomic segment of Cardinium endosymbiont of Philonthus spinipes includes these proteins:
- the rpmG gene encoding 50S ribosomal protein L33, with protein sequence MAKKKGGRVQVILECTEHKSSGIAGTSRYCTEKNRTTTTARMELKKYNPILKRHTVHKEIK encoded by the coding sequence ATGGCAAAGAAAAAAGGGGGTAGGGTTCAAGTGATCTTAGAGTGTACAGAGCATAAAAGCAGCGGAATAGCTGGCACATCTAGGTATTGTACAGAAAAGAATAGAACAACTACTACTGCAAGAATGGAATTAAAAAAGTATAATCCTATACTCAAACGTCACACCGTTCATAAAGAAATTAAATAA
- the ftsY gene encoding signal recognition particle-docking protein FtsY, whose amino-acid sequence MGIFDFFSKPTKPKTHLAEELSKTRQSFWGKLSKIVAGKSTVDSDVLDRLEELLIGSDVGVSTALKIIGAIEQRVARDKYLTTGELDQILQSETEQLLHIAPTPTKDTQGVAPPTRPHVILVVGVNGVGKTTTIGKLAAQFIGQGKTVILGAADTFRAAAVEQLTIWGNRIGASVVARAMQSDPSSVAHEAVQQSLRNNTDVVIIDTAGRLHTKVHLINELAKIKRTIQKCLPGAPQEVLLVLDGTNGQNAFLQAEAFTAAVAVTGIVVTKLDGTSKGGMVLGIADQFSIPIKYIGVGEKVEDLKPFDPHAFIASLFQKW is encoded by the coding sequence ATGGGTATTTTTGATTTTTTTTCTAAGCCAACCAAACCTAAAACGCATTTAGCAGAAGAACTTTCTAAAACGCGTCAGTCTTTTTGGGGAAAGCTCTCTAAAATTGTCGCCGGAAAATCTACTGTTGATAGTGATGTGCTAGATAGGCTGGAAGAATTATTGATTGGTTCAGATGTTGGCGTATCTACAGCGCTTAAGATTATAGGGGCTATAGAGCAACGTGTGGCGCGAGATAAATACCTTACCACGGGTGAACTAGACCAAATTTTACAGTCTGAAACGGAGCAACTCTTGCATATTGCCCCTACACCAACTAAAGATACGCAGGGAGTCGCACCACCCACTCGTCCCCATGTCATACTGGTAGTAGGTGTAAATGGTGTGGGTAAAACAACTACTATTGGCAAACTGGCGGCACAATTTATTGGTCAAGGCAAAACAGTTATATTGGGTGCTGCAGATACTTTTCGTGCAGCGGCGGTAGAACAGCTTACCATTTGGGGAAACCGTATAGGGGCATCGGTAGTAGCACGAGCAATGCAATCAGACCCTTCCTCCGTTGCACATGAAGCAGTACAACAAAGTTTGCGCAACAATACAGATGTAGTCATCATAGACACAGCTGGCCGCTTGCATACCAAAGTACACCTGATCAATGAACTAGCTAAAATTAAACGAACCATTCAAAAATGTCTTCCTGGTGCCCCCCAAGAAGTATTATTGGTGTTGGATGGTACAAATGGACAAAATGCCTTTCTTCAAGCAGAAGCTTTCACAGCTGCTGTAGCGGTAACTGGAATCGTTGTCACCAAGCTAGATGGGACCTCTAAAGGCGGTATGGTGCTGGGCATAGCAGATCAGTTTTCCATTCCCATTAAGTATATTGGTGTAGGCGAAAAAGTGGAAGACTTAAAGCCTTTTGATCCCCATGCCTTTATTGCTTCTTTATTTCAGAAGTGGTAA
- the rpmB gene encoding 50S ribosomal protein L28 has product MARICDITGKKPIVGNNVSHANNKTKRWFYPNLQKKRFYIPEEDIWIPLKVCTSIIRTINKKGIHSVLKEAKQKGTLSKKYQWLV; this is encoded by the coding sequence ATGGCAAGAATTTGTGATATAACGGGCAAAAAGCCCATTGTAGGGAACAATGTATCCCATGCAAATAACAAAACCAAAAGATGGTTTTATCCAAATTTGCAAAAGAAACGTTTTTATATTCCAGAAGAGGATATTTGGATTCCATTGAAGGTTTGTACTTCTATTATTCGAACGATCAATAAGAAAGGGATTCATTCGGTGTTAAAAGAGGCCAAACAAAAAGGAACATTGTCCAAGAAATATCAATGGTTGGTCTAA
- a CDS encoding DUF4295 domain-containing protein has product MAKKVVATLAKGDAVRLTKLIQAKKSPKTGAYTFRSRIVPSEVIKEVLSSKV; this is encoded by the coding sequence ATGGCAAAGAAAGTAGTAGCAACCCTTGCCAAAGGGGATGCGGTTAGGTTAACTAAGTTGATTCAAGCAAAGAAATCACCTAAAACAGGAGCGTATACCTTTCGCAGTAGAATCGTTCCGTCCGAAGTAATAAAAGAGGTGTTATCTAGTAAAGTATAG